From Bacillus basilensis, a single genomic window includes:
- a CDS encoding aromatic acid exporter family protein, which translates to MKLGARILKTGIAITLALFACILLHLPSPVFAGISAIFAVQPSVYRSYLTALEQIQANVIGAVFAIVFATAFGHNPFIIGLTCILVIALTLQLRLETTISIALVTVIAIMEYQGEDFFSFALLRFATIMIGIIAASLVNLVFMPPKYETKLYHRIVDNTEEIVKWIRMNSRQASDFTTLKTDIDRMKEKMIKLNHYYLLYKEERSYTKKVQFAKIRKLVLFRQMLATTSRALSTLKSLHRTENELRYMPEEFQESIQNELDSLTHYHEQVLLKFIGKAKKQQSVEMLDEVETGKQELIDIFMDYQNKDDEEAYKTWLHLFPLISAIINYSEEVEHLDLLVDSFYTYHKPEAELKIDDKKEDE; encoded by the coding sequence ATGAAACTTGGTGCTCGCATTTTAAAAACGGGTATTGCCATCACATTAGCTTTATTTGCTTGTATTTTACTTCACTTACCGAGTCCGGTATTTGCAGGAATCTCAGCTATATTCGCTGTTCAACCGTCTGTATACCGCTCGTATTTAACTGCTCTTGAGCAAATTCAAGCAAACGTCATTGGCGCGGTATTCGCTATCGTATTTGCTACTGCTTTTGGACATAATCCTTTTATTATTGGATTAACATGTATATTAGTAATTGCGCTTACGTTACAATTACGATTAGAAACCACAATATCAATTGCTTTAGTAACAGTTATCGCCATTATGGAGTATCAGGGCGAAGATTTCTTTAGTTTTGCCTTACTTCGCTTTGCGACGATTATGATTGGAATTATTGCGGCCTCACTTGTAAATTTAGTGTTTATGCCGCCAAAATACGAAACAAAACTATATCATCGTATCGTTGATAATACAGAAGAAATTGTAAAATGGATTCGAATGAATAGCAGGCAAGCTTCTGATTTTACAACGCTAAAAACTGATATTGATCGTATGAAAGAAAAAATGATCAAACTAAATCATTACTATTTGCTGTATAAAGAAGAAAGAAGCTACACGAAAAAAGTACAGTTCGCAAAAATTCGTAAGCTCGTTTTATTCAGACAAATGTTAGCGACGACAAGCCGTGCTTTAAGTACGTTAAAATCATTACATCGTACTGAAAACGAACTGCGCTATATGCCAGAAGAATTTCAGGAATCTATCCAAAACGAACTTGATTCATTAACGCATTACCATGAACAAGTTTTATTAAAATTTATTGGTAAAGCAAAAAAACAACAATCTGTTGAAATGCTGGATGAAGTTGAAACAGGTAAACAAGAATTAATTGATATCTTTATGGATTATCAAAACAAAGACGATGAAGAAGCGTATAAAACATGGCTACATCTCTTCCCTCTTATTTCTGCCATTATTAACTATAGTGAAGAAGTAGAGCATTTAGATTTACTTGTGGATAGCTTCTACACATACCATAAACCAGAAGCAGAACTCAAAATCGACGATAAAAAAGAAGACGAATAA
- a CDS encoding DUF402 domain-containing protein, which yields MGFPKEGEKVQIHSYKHNGSIHRMWEETTILKGTQSLVIGANDRTIVTESDGRTWITREPAICYFHANYWFNVIGMLREEGVYYYCNLSSPFAYDSEALKYIDYDLDIKVYPDMTYTLLDEDEYEKHSQIMQYPPVIDTILKRNVAQLTQWIHQRKGPFAPDFVDMWYERYLMYRN from the coding sequence ATGGGATTTCCCAAAGAAGGAGAAAAAGTACAAATACATAGTTATAAACATAATGGCTCCATTCATAGAATGTGGGAAGAGACAACAATTTTAAAAGGGACACAGAGTCTTGTGATCGGAGCAAATGATCGTACAATAGTGACGGAATCAGATGGCCGAACATGGATTACTCGTGAACCAGCAATTTGTTATTTTCATGCAAACTATTGGTTTAATGTGATTGGAATGTTAAGGGAAGAGGGAGTATATTATTATTGTAATTTAAGCTCACCTTTTGCATATGATTCCGAAGCATTGAAGTACATTGATTATGATTTAGATATTAAAGTGTATCCAGATATGACATATACGCTTTTAGATGAAGATGAGTATGAAAAGCATAGCCAAATTATGCAGTATCCACCTGTTATTGATACTATTTTAAAACGAAATGTAGCACAATTAACACAATGGATTCATCAGAGAAAAGGGCCATTCGCGCCTGATTTCGTAGATATGTGGTATGAAAGATATTTAATGTACAGAAATTAA
- a CDS encoding YgaB family protein has translation MNDFDKLVGEQLETMDELLKLQAHLEKYQQIEMSEKDTCDKKELHFIRQEIYRTEVALKLLHEKFEEQTNSVIQSFETEKMISNLG, from the coding sequence ATGAACGATTTTGATAAGTTGGTAGGAGAGCAATTGGAAACGATGGATGAGTTGTTAAAGTTACAAGCTCATCTAGAGAAGTATCAGCAAATTGAAATGAGTGAAAAGGATACGTGCGATAAAAAGGAATTACATTTTATCCGCCAAGAAATATATAGAACAGAAGTAGCACTTAAGCTATTACATGAGAAATTTGAAGAGCAAACAAATAGTGTGATCCAATCTTTTGAAACTGAAAAAATGATTTCAAATTTAGGATAA
- a CDS encoding ABC transporter ATP-binding protein, whose translation MQGIKRYLQFVKPYRWLIAITIIIGLVKFGIPLIMPWLLKYIIDDVIQGAGSLQDKTSQLVTAIGIAFFIFAVLRPPIEYYRQYFAQRIANTILYDLRKHIFSHLQKLSLRYYSNTKTGEIISRVIHDVEQTKDFVITGLMNVWLDTATIAIAIIVMFSMNVKLTFVALLILPIYVVAVKYFFGRLRKLTKERSQALATMQGYLHERIQGMQVTRSFALEEYEGKQFEKRNNEFLTKALTHTSWTARTFSAVNTLTDLGPLLVIGFAAYEVIQGQLTLGTMVAFVGYMDSLYSPLRRLVNSSTTLTQSFASMDRVFELLDEKYDIVNVPSAVQTKKLSGEVIFDNVSFRYNSDEKEILHNLSLTMVPGEKVALVGASGGGKSSLASLIPRFYDVSSGAVYVDGIDVRKYDMRNLRSHIGIVLQDNLLFSDTIGANILYGNPKASEEEVISAAKAAQIHDFIIELPDGYDTVVGERGVKLSGGQRQRVAIARVFLKNPSLLILDEATSALDLENERYIQQALQTLAADRTTIIIAHRLATITHVDTIIYIEDGEIKETGSHEELMKKRGFYYNVYQLQHITETAPLA comes from the coding sequence GTGCAAGGTATAAAAAGATATTTGCAATTTGTTAAACCATATCGATGGCTTATTGCTATTACAATTATTATTGGCCTAGTAAAGTTTGGTATCCCGCTTATTATGCCGTGGTTATTAAAATATATTATCGATGATGTAATTCAAGGTGCGGGCTCACTTCAAGATAAAACGTCCCAACTAGTAACAGCGATTGGGATTGCTTTTTTTATTTTTGCAGTATTAAGACCGCCGATTGAATATTATCGTCAATATTTCGCGCAGCGTATCGCAAATACAATACTGTATGATTTGCGGAAGCATATTTTTAGTCATTTGCAAAAGTTGAGTTTACGCTATTATTCGAATACAAAAACAGGGGAGATTATTTCACGTGTCATCCATGATGTAGAACAAACGAAGGACTTTGTAATTACTGGTTTGATGAATGTTTGGTTAGATACGGCAACAATTGCTATCGCTATTATTGTTATGTTTTCTATGAATGTAAAATTGACATTTGTTGCGCTATTAATTTTACCTATTTATGTAGTGGCAGTGAAATATTTTTTCGGGCGTCTTCGTAAATTGACGAAGGAGCGTTCACAAGCATTAGCAACGATGCAAGGGTATTTACATGAACGTATTCAAGGGATGCAAGTGACACGTAGTTTTGCATTAGAAGAGTATGAGGGGAAGCAGTTTGAAAAAAGAAATAATGAATTTTTGACGAAAGCATTAACTCATACGAGTTGGACGGCGAGAACATTTTCGGCAGTAAATACGTTAACAGATTTAGGCCCGTTACTTGTAATTGGCTTTGCAGCATATGAAGTGATTCAGGGGCAGTTAACATTAGGGACTATGGTTGCCTTTGTCGGATATATGGATAGTTTGTATAGTCCACTTCGTCGCCTTGTTAATTCATCTACAACATTAACGCAGTCTTTCGCATCGATGGACCGAGTGTTTGAATTGTTAGATGAAAAATATGATATTGTCAATGTGCCAAGTGCGGTACAAACGAAAAAATTAAGTGGTGAAGTGATATTTGATAATGTATCTTTTCGTTACAATTCGGATGAAAAGGAGATATTACATAACCTTTCGTTAACTATGGTGCCAGGAGAGAAGGTAGCACTTGTAGGAGCGAGTGGAGGAGGAAAGTCATCTCTTGCTAGTTTAATCCCTCGTTTCTATGATGTTTCTTCAGGTGCAGTTTATGTAGATGGCATAGATGTCAGGAAGTATGATATGAGAAATTTACGTAGTCATATTGGAATTGTGCTGCAAGATAATTTGTTATTTAGCGATACAATCGGGGCAAATATTTTATATGGAAATCCGAAAGCTTCAGAGGAAGAAGTGATTTCAGCTGCTAAAGCTGCGCAAATTCACGATTTTATTATAGAGTTACCTGATGGTTACGATACTGTAGTTGGGGAACGTGGTGTGAAGTTATCTGGTGGACAAAGGCAACGTGTAGCGATTGCACGAGTGTTTCTAAAGAATCCATCGTTACTTATATTAGATGAGGCAACGTCTGCTTTAGATTTAGAAAATGAACGATATATTCAACAGGCGCTTCAGACGTTAGCTGCTGATCGGACGACGATTATAATCGCGCACCGATTGGCGACGATCACGCATGTGGATACGATTATTTACATTGAAGATGGTGAAATTAAAGAGACAGGTTCTCATGAAGAATTAATGAAAAAAAGAGGGTTTTATTACAATGTATATCAACTTCAACATATAACAGAAACAGCTCCTTTAGCGTAA
- the mutY gene encoding A/G-specific adenine glycosylase — protein sequence MTLEILNNFNIEQFQNDLIGWFEKEQRDLPWRKNKDPYRVWVSEIMLQQTRVEAVKPYYANFMGKFPTLEALANADDEEVLKAWEGLGYYSRARNLHAAVKEVKEAYGGIVPSDVKKIEKLKGVGPYTKGAILSIAYGIPEPAVDGNVMRVLSRILSVWDDIAKPKTRKVFEEIVREIISAENPSYFNQGLMELGALICIPKNPACLLCPVREHCRGYAEGVQKELPVKSKAKAPTMVPIVAGVLQTEDGRYVINKRPSTGLLANMWEFPNAELGEGIRSQKEQLTDYMKEKFELLISIEEYAMNVQHTFTHRTWDIFVFYGKVTGDIVETDTLKFVSKEAFEQLPFSKSHRTIYESCVEKITMQ from the coding sequence TTGACACTTGAAATATTAAATAACTTTAACATAGAGCAGTTTCAAAATGATTTAATTGGTTGGTTTGAAAAAGAGCAACGCGACTTACCGTGGCGTAAAAATAAAGATCCATACCGTGTTTGGGTTTCGGAAATTATGTTGCAGCAAACAAGGGTAGAAGCTGTAAAACCATATTACGCGAATTTTATGGGGAAGTTTCCTACTCTAGAAGCTTTGGCAAATGCTGATGATGAAGAAGTGTTAAAAGCATGGGAAGGTTTAGGGTATTATTCTAGAGCGCGAAATTTACATGCGGCTGTAAAAGAAGTAAAAGAAGCATATGGCGGGATAGTACCGAGTGATGTAAAGAAAATTGAAAAATTAAAAGGAGTCGGACCATATACAAAAGGTGCTATTTTAAGTATCGCATATGGTATACCAGAGCCGGCAGTTGATGGAAATGTTATGCGTGTATTATCTCGCATTTTATCAGTATGGGATGACATTGCAAAACCGAAAACCAGAAAAGTGTTCGAAGAGATTGTACGTGAAATTATTTCGGCTGAAAATCCATCTTATTTTAATCAAGGCTTGATGGAATTAGGTGCACTGATTTGTATTCCGAAAAATCCAGCATGCTTACTTTGTCCGGTACGTGAGCATTGCAGAGGATATGCTGAAGGTGTTCAAAAGGAATTGCCAGTAAAAAGTAAAGCGAAGGCTCCTACAATGGTACCGATTGTTGCAGGAGTGCTTCAAACGGAAGATGGTCGTTACGTCATTAATAAACGTCCAAGTACTGGATTATTAGCTAATATGTGGGAGTTTCCGAATGCCGAACTTGGCGAAGGGATTCGAAGTCAGAAAGAACAGCTTACAGATTATATGAAAGAAAAATTTGAGCTTTTGATTTCTATTGAAGAATACGCAATGAATGTACAACATACGTTTACACATCGCACCTGGGATATATTCGTATTTTACGGAAAAGTAACTGGTGATATTGTTGAAACAGATACATTAAAATTTGTATCGAAAGAAGCATTTGAGCAGTTACCTTTCTCGAAATCGCATCGTACGATTTATGAGAGTTGTGTTGAGAAAATTACAATGCAATAA
- a CDS encoding glutamate synthase-related protein — protein sequence MLNKTHTWTPSLFRDYKNAEHDACGIVSVMEKRKIPTKENIDLCIQSLVKMNHRAGFINGEGDGIGIHIDVPKALWNEKLKNNGYNPTIVDHPHFIVGHFFLNKKENTVNLKNHIRTQLNNENLAILFESDDVINSDALGPLGKQEEPLFWQVALIAENEVKNIEQTLFSVTMKIEENEAIHVASLSRDHVVYKVLGAGDTLVAYYNDLQHPLIASTMTLGHNRYSTNTLSNFFRVQPFSVLGHNGEINTIAKLRDQAEMIHVPLTAGGSDSQDLNRTLETLLVQYDYSLFEAMDILFPPIINEIKLYEPHLQDLYTYIREAWGHFAQGPAGIISRYKDEAVFSVDSLGLRPVWKVETESSYIFSSEPGVVSPTEYVAEPKPLAPGEKVGLKWNEQDELVLYEYDDYQTQVYNRLKKRVDVTDYHLNLSIPETKEIQGLCDSMQVETKQYVAFGWDREHIQLLEQMATKGVEPIRSLGHDSPLAALDTDRRNIADFIKESVAVVTNPAIDRDREVEHFSTRTILGERPSLLSGAKQPFLVEMLSPIILEGSVAQSITEELQTITYEQLIQLFNTHSSIATISATFAPTETLQCALNRIGSEAITAVNDGASLLLIDDANAHLNGRLWIDPHLVTAKVHQILSENKLRRNCSLVIRSGALRSLHDIVTLYGLGADSINPYLLFATVNDGTKTPITNLYHALNKGLEKVISTIGIHELRGYGRLYSSIGLHEEIANILQITNFFGSNNLAFSLESLAEDAQMRANDYNDPKVRMRKSFHIFPRIWKAIGDVAKGNSYDDYRDKLSELEENNPIAIRHLIQTKQTKHIIPTEEVSVGIQNHDLPFIISSMSFGSQNEIAFRAYAEAADQLNMISLNGEGGEIKDMIGKYPHTRGQQIASGRFGVNAELLNSSNLIEIKIGQGAKPGEGGHLPGSKVTAKIAEARNATIGSDLISPSNNHDIYSIEDLAQMITEIKTANQLAKVAVKVPVVPNIGTIAVGIAKAGADFINISGFDGGTGAARIHALQHVGLPVEIGVKAAHNALLEANMRHKVEIWADGGIRSVNDALKIMLLGANRIGFGTLSMIAIGCTTCRGCHLDTCHVGIATQIESEAQAKEHGLRRFVPRQLESAVAGLLHLFTTFGIELKRLTGNLGYTNLQDIVGRSDLLEQVRGENLLNLCNLLQTIEHPSVTKTEHMPEKQFETVHSPHSKELVGVGVEQRVMGGLESCYRVRSKLYEDTKLEPLTLKYTNGSIPGNGLGAYNSENLFIHVNGGAQDGIGKTSFGGGIYITKAKGKDDIYYNGSVGKGFGYGAQKGALYVQGNADARAGIRLSGADMIIGGRMTKPLREKEQGNIGSYSNIKGFAFEYMTNGRALVLGDPGPWICAGMTGGVVYLRHDSSLGLTEQALKRRIAKGANVTLQPISKNGVQDVTELLLDYIRVLNEHEQYEEVALLTPLLDDMQYQFFEIIPKKEQADPSISTE from the coding sequence ATGCTCAATAAAACACATACATGGACACCGTCTTTATTTCGAGATTATAAAAATGCAGAACATGATGCGTGTGGAATCGTTTCCGTTATGGAGAAACGAAAAATTCCTACAAAAGAAAATATTGACCTTTGTATACAATCACTAGTCAAAATGAATCATCGAGCTGGTTTCATTAATGGTGAAGGAGATGGTATCGGCATTCACATTGATGTCCCAAAAGCACTTTGGAATGAGAAGCTGAAAAATAACGGATACAATCCAACGATTGTGGATCATCCCCACTTTATCGTTGGACATTTTTTTCTAAACAAAAAAGAGAATACCGTTAATCTAAAAAATCATATTCGCACACAACTAAACAACGAAAACCTTGCAATCCTTTTCGAAAGTGACGATGTAATAAATTCCGATGCACTCGGTCCACTCGGTAAACAAGAAGAACCTTTATTTTGGCAAGTTGCTCTTATCGCAGAAAATGAAGTTAAAAATATTGAGCAAACATTATTTTCTGTCACAATGAAAATAGAGGAAAACGAAGCAATTCATGTTGCTTCCTTAAGTCGTGACCATGTTGTATATAAAGTTCTAGGTGCTGGGGATACACTTGTTGCCTATTACAATGATTTACAACACCCACTTATCGCTTCAACTATGACATTAGGACATAATCGCTATTCTACTAATACATTATCTAATTTTTTTCGTGTACAACCATTTAGCGTTCTCGGACATAATGGTGAAATTAACACAATTGCAAAATTACGCGATCAAGCTGAAATGATTCATGTTCCCCTTACTGCTGGGGGCAGTGACTCCCAAGATTTAAACCGCACCTTAGAAACTCTACTTGTTCAATACGACTACAGTTTATTTGAAGCAATGGATATACTATTCCCACCAATTATTAATGAAATTAAACTTTATGAACCGCATTTACAAGATTTATATACGTATATACGTGAAGCATGGGGCCATTTTGCACAAGGTCCAGCTGGCATTATTTCACGTTACAAAGATGAAGCTGTTTTCAGCGTTGATTCCCTTGGACTGCGACCAGTATGGAAAGTGGAAACAGAAAGCTCTTATATTTTCTCTTCTGAACCTGGAGTTGTATCACCAACTGAATATGTAGCAGAACCAAAACCACTCGCTCCTGGAGAAAAGGTCGGCCTAAAGTGGAACGAACAAGATGAGCTTGTACTCTACGAATACGATGACTACCAAACTCAAGTATATAACCGTTTAAAAAAACGAGTGGATGTTACCGACTATCATTTGAATTTATCTATCCCTGAAACGAAAGAAATCCAAGGCTTATGTGATTCTATGCAAGTTGAAACGAAGCAATATGTTGCTTTTGGATGGGATCGAGAACATATTCAACTTCTTGAACAGATGGCAACAAAAGGAGTTGAGCCAATTCGCTCACTTGGGCATGACTCACCACTTGCCGCACTCGATACTGATAGACGAAATATCGCTGACTTCATTAAAGAAAGTGTAGCCGTTGTTACAAATCCAGCGATTGATCGTGATCGAGAGGTCGAACACTTCTCTACTCGAACAATACTTGGAGAGCGCCCAAGTTTATTAAGCGGTGCTAAACAGCCATTTTTAGTTGAGATGCTTTCCCCAATTATTTTAGAGGGAAGTGTAGCACAGTCTATTACAGAGGAATTACAGACAATTACGTATGAACAACTTATACAGCTATTCAATACTCATAGCTCTATCGCTACAATCTCTGCTACATTCGCTCCTACCGAAACTTTACAATGCGCCTTAAATCGAATTGGTTCTGAAGCAATAACAGCGGTGAACGATGGAGCTTCCCTATTATTAATAGACGATGCCAATGCCCATCTAAATGGACGGTTATGGATTGATCCGCATTTAGTTACCGCTAAAGTACATCAAATATTAAGCGAAAATAAATTACGCCGAAACTGCTCTCTCGTAATACGTTCTGGTGCCCTTCGCTCCCTACACGATATCGTCACACTGTATGGATTAGGAGCAGATAGTATTAATCCATATTTATTATTTGCAACCGTAAATGACGGGACAAAAACACCCATTACGAATTTATATCATGCACTTAATAAAGGACTGGAAAAAGTCATTTCAACAATTGGAATTCATGAATTACGTGGTTACGGTCGCCTCTATTCTTCTATCGGATTACATGAGGAAATCGCAAATATATTACAAATCACGAATTTCTTCGGTTCAAATAATTTAGCTTTCTCGCTTGAGTCACTTGCTGAAGATGCACAAATGAGAGCGAATGATTATAACGATCCTAAAGTTAGAATGCGAAAATCTTTTCATATATTCCCGCGAATTTGGAAAGCAATCGGCGATGTTGCAAAAGGAAATTCTTATGATGATTACCGTGACAAGTTAAGTGAATTAGAAGAAAATAACCCAATCGCAATTAGACACCTTATTCAAACGAAACAAACAAAACATATCATTCCAACTGAAGAAGTGTCCGTCGGCATTCAAAATCATGATTTACCATTTATTATTAGTTCCATGTCATTTGGCTCTCAAAATGAAATTGCCTTTCGTGCATATGCAGAAGCGGCCGACCAGCTAAATATGATTAGCTTGAACGGTGAAGGCGGCGAAATTAAAGATATGATTGGAAAATATCCACATACACGTGGACAACAAATTGCATCTGGGCGATTTGGCGTAAACGCCGAACTACTAAATTCATCAAACTTAATTGAAATAAAAATTGGACAAGGCGCAAAGCCTGGTGAAGGTGGACATTTGCCAGGTTCAAAAGTAACAGCCAAAATCGCTGAAGCACGTAATGCAACAATTGGCTCTGATTTAATTTCACCTTCTAACAACCATGATATTTATTCCATTGAAGATTTAGCTCAAATGATTACAGAAATTAAAACGGCTAATCAACTTGCAAAGGTAGCTGTAAAAGTCCCTGTCGTTCCTAACATCGGAACAATTGCTGTCGGTATTGCAAAAGCTGGTGCTGATTTTATTAACATTAGCGGATTTGATGGTGGTACAGGTGCTGCACGTATTCACGCATTGCAACATGTAGGTCTTCCTGTAGAAATTGGTGTGAAAGCCGCTCACAATGCTTTATTAGAAGCAAATATGAGACATAAAGTAGAAATTTGGGCTGATGGCGGTATCCGAAGCGTTAATGATGCCTTGAAAATCATGCTCCTCGGAGCAAACCGCATTGGATTTGGTACATTATCTATGATTGCAATCGGCTGTACAACTTGCCGCGGGTGTCATCTAGATACTTGTCATGTTGGAATTGCAACACAAATTGAATCTGAAGCTCAAGCGAAAGAACACGGATTACGCCGCTTCGTCCCGCGCCAATTAGAAAGCGCCGTTGCTGGATTATTACATTTATTCACCACTTTTGGCATAGAACTAAAACGATTAACAGGAAATCTTGGTTATACAAATTTACAAGACATTGTCGGGCGTTCCGATTTACTAGAACAAGTTCGAGGCGAAAATTTATTAAACTTATGTAATTTACTACAAACGATAGAACACCCATCTGTTACAAAAACGGAACACATGCCGGAAAAACAATTTGAAACAGTTCATTCACCTCATTCAAAAGAACTAGTAGGCGTTGGTGTAGAGCAACGCGTTATGGGTGGTCTAGAATCTTGCTATCGCGTTCGTAGTAAATTATATGAAGACACGAAGCTTGAACCACTTACATTAAAGTATACGAATGGCTCTATTCCCGGAAATGGATTAGGTGCTTACAATAGTGAAAACTTATTTATACACGTAAATGGTGGTGCACAAGATGGTATTGGTAAAACCTCCTTTGGTGGTGGTATTTATATAACGAAAGCAAAAGGGAAAGACGACATATATTATAACGGCTCTGTCGGAAAAGGTTTTGGATACGGGGCACAAAAAGGAGCGTTATACGTTCAAGGTAACGCTGATGCTCGCGCTGGTATCCGCCTCTCTGGAGCAGACATGATAATTGGAGGGCGAATGACAAAGCCACTCCGCGAAAAAGAGCAAGGGAATATAGGATCATACTCTAATATTAAAGGTTTCGCTTTTGAATATATGACAAATGGGCGAGCGCTTGTTTTAGGGGATCCTGGCCCATGGATTTGTGCTGGTATGACTGGCGGTGTTGTTTATTTACGTCATGATTCAAGCTTAGGTTTAACAGAACAGGCCTTAAAAAGAAGAATCGCAAAAGGAGCAAATGTTACATTACAACCAATTAGTAAAAATGGTGTGCAAGATGTGACTGAGTTATTGCTAGACTATATTCGTGTATTAAATGAGCATGAGCAATACGAGGAAGTTGCTTTATTAACACCGTTACTCGATGATATGCAGTACCAGTTTTTTGAAATTATCCCGAAAAAAGAGCAGGCTGACCCATCTATCTCAACAGAATGA
- a CDS encoding gamma-type small acid-soluble spore protein codes for MSKKQQGYNKATSGASIQSTNASYGTEFSTETDVQAVKQANAQSEAKKAQASGAQSANASYGTEFATETDVHAVKKQNAQSAAKQSQSSSSNQ; via the coding sequence ATGAGTAAAAAACAACAAGGTTATAACAAGGCAACTTCTGGTGCTAGCATTCAAAGTACAAATGCTAGTTATGGTACAGAGTTTTCAACTGAAACAGATGTGCAAGCAGTAAAACAAGCAAACGCACAATCAGAAGCAAAGAAAGCACAAGCTTCTGGTGCACAAAGTGCAAATGCTAGCTATGGTACAGAATTTGCAACTGAAACAGACGTGCATGCCGTGAAAAAACAAAATGCACAATCAGCTGCAAAACAATCACAATCTTCTAGTTCAAATCAGTAA
- the hemL gene encoding glutamate-1-semialdehyde-2,1-aminomutase: MKFTKSEALHKEALEHIVGGVNSPSRSFKAVGGGAPVAMERGKGAYFWDVDGNKYIDYLAAYGPIITGHAHPHITKAITTAAENGVLYGTPTALEVKFAKMLKEAMPALDKVRFVNSGTEAVMTTIRVARAYTGRTKIMKFAGCYHGHSDLVLVAAGSGPSTLGTPDSAGVPQSIAQEVITVPFNNVETLKEALDKWGHEVAAILVEPIVGNFGIVEPKPGFLEKVNELVHEAGALVIYDEVITAFRFMYGGAQDLLGVTPDLTALGKVIGGGLPIGAYGGKQEIMEQVAPLGPAYQAGTMAGNPASMASGIACLEVLQQEGLYEKLDELGAMLEKGILEQATKHNIDITLNRLKGALTVYFTTNTIEDYDAAQDTDGEMFGKFFKLMLQEGVNLAPSKYEAWFLTTEHTKEDIEYTIEAVGRAFAALADNK, encoded by the coding sequence GTGAAATTCACAAAGTCAGAAGCATTACATAAAGAAGCTTTAGAACATATCGTTGGCGGTGTTAATAGTCCTTCTCGTTCTTTTAAAGCGGTTGGCGGCGGCGCTCCTGTTGCTATGGAACGTGGAAAAGGTGCTTATTTCTGGGATGTAGACGGAAATAAATACATCGATTATTTAGCAGCATACGGTCCTATTATTACTGGACATGCTCACCCGCACATCACAAAAGCAATTACAACAGCTGCTGAAAACGGGGTACTTTACGGAACACCAACAGCACTAGAAGTAAAATTTGCAAAAATGTTAAAAGAAGCAATGCCTGCTTTAGATAAAGTCCGCTTCGTAAACTCTGGTACTGAAGCTGTAATGACAACAATCCGTGTTGCTCGTGCTTATACAGGCCGCACAAAAATTATGAAATTTGCTGGTTGTTACCACGGTCATTCTGATTTAGTACTTGTAGCAGCTGGATCTGGTCCTTCTACACTAGGAACTCCTGACTCAGCCGGTGTACCACAAAGTATCGCTCAAGAAGTTATTACCGTTCCATTTAATAATGTAGAAACTTTAAAAGAAGCATTAGATAAATGGGGACATGAAGTAGCAGCTATTCTTGTAGAACCAATTGTTGGAAACTTCGGTATTGTAGAACCAAAACCTGGCTTCCTTGAGAAGGTGAATGAACTTGTTCACGAAGCTGGTGCACTAGTAATTTACGATGAAGTTATTACTGCTTTCCGCTTTATGTACGGTGGTGCTCAAGATTTACTTGGCGTAACACCAGACTTAACAGCGCTTGGTAAAGTTATCGGTGGCGGACTTCCAATCGGTGCTTACGGTGGTAAGCAAGAAATTATGGAACAAGTTGCTCCGCTTGGACCTGCATATCAAGCTGGTACAATGGCAGGAAATCCTGCTTCTATGGCATCTGGTATTGCTTGTCTAGAAGTTCTTCAACAAGAAGGACTTTATGAGAAATTAGATGAACTTGGTGCCATGCTTGAAAAAGGAATTTTAGAGCAAGCTACAAAACATAATATCGATATTACATTAAACCGTCTAAAAGGTGCTTTAACTGTATACTTCACAACAAATACAATTGAAGATTACGATGCAGCACAAGATACAGACGGGGAAATGTTCGGTAAATTCTTCAAGCTAATGCTCCAAGAAGGCGTTAACTTAGCACCTTCTAAATACGAGGCATGGTTCTTAACAACAGAACATACAAAAGAAGATATTGAATATACAATCGAAGCTGTAGGCCGAGCATTCGCTGCTTTAGCGGATAATAAATAA